AGGGCCGATGTGAACAGCAGCGCCGCCAGCATGAGGGAGAACATCTCGGCTGGGCCGAAGAGCAAGGCGTACTGGGCGATGGACGGAGCCAGAAAGGTCAGGCCGACCACCGACAGGGTGCCGCCGATGAAGGAGCCGATGGCGGAGATGGCAAGGGCGGCGCCGCCCTTCCCCTGCTTGGCCAGCTGGAACCCGTCCACGGCGGTCATCATTGACGATGCCTCGCCGGGGACATCGAGCAGGATGGAGGTGAGCGAGCCTCCGTACATGGCGCCCAGGTAGACGCCCGTCATCATAATCAGGGCGAACTCCGGACGCAGGGCGAAGGCGACCGGGATCAGCAGGGCCACTGTGGTAGATGGTCCCAACCCTGGAAGGATGCCCACGATCGTGCCCAAGATGCAGCCGATCAACGCCGAGAGTAGGTTGGCCGGCTGCAACGCAACCTGAAACCCTTCCAGCAGCAGTGAAAGGGCTTCATTCACAGCCCCAACCCCCCCGGCAACGCGATGTGCAGCACTTTCGCAAACAGAACGTAGAGCAGGGCTGTGGCACTGACGCTTACCAGCAGCGATTCCAGGTGGCGCCGTCCACCCATGACGTAGAGCATGTACGAGACGGCCAGGACATTGGCGGCCACGAAGCCCACTTTCGCCAGCAGAACGATGTAGATCACGAAGCCGCCCGCGAAGAGGACAACAGCCGTCACGTCCCCCAAGTCCGCGGCTTCGTGGTGGGCGGCGCGCAGGCCCCGTACTAGCAGAAGCAGGCCCAATCCCACCATGGTTACGCCCAAGGTCATGGGAAAGGTCCGCGGGCCAAGGGCATCGACAAGGCCCTCGGGCTGGAAGATGCGGCCGGCTTGTTGGACCGTCAGCATGCCCAGCAGGACCATCGCCAGCCCCGCGGCAACGTCCTTCGACCTCAGCCGCCCCATGCGCATGAGCCTCCCCGTCACTTGACCTGTCCAACGGCCTTCAGCAGCTCTTCGGCGGCAGCGGCTTCCTCTTGCAGGCTCTGCTTGAAGGCCTCACTGTCCAGGTAGGCGTCGTACCAGCCGTGGCGCTCGAGGATCTGCTTCCACGTGGGCGTCTGCACCATCTTCGCGAACGTCTCATTCCAGAAAGCCAGCGCGTCGGCGGGCATATCGGGGGGGGCGAACACGCCGCGCCAGTGCGCGATCTCGATGTCGTACCCTAGCTCCTTCCAAGTCGGAGCATCCACGCCCTCTACCCGCTCGGGGCTCGAGATGGCCAGAATGCGGACCTGACCGCTTTGATACTGCGGCAGTGTTTCAGACAGGCCGGTCGAGATCACCGCCACGTGGCCGCCCAACAGCTGGGTCATTAGGTCGCCGCCGGAACGGAAAGACACGATGTTGATCTGCGCCGGGTCAATGCCCGCGGCCTGGGCCATACGCAGGATGTTCATCTGGTCGTTGCTGGGAACGGTGCCCACGCCGAAGGTAATGGCCTTGGGATTGGCCTTCAGGGTGTTTACCACGTCCTGGACCGACTGGTACGGCGAATCGGCGCGCACGGCCAAAACCACCCAGTCGGTGACCAGCCGGGCCACGGGCGTGAAGTCGTCCACGTCCAGGTCGGTAGTACCGATAATGGGGTTTAGGTATATGCGGTTGGACTCAGTCAACAGGGTGTACCCGTCGCCCCGCTTCTCGTACAAGTACGCACGAGCCGGGTTGCCGCCACCGCCGCCCATGTTCTTGATCGTCAGCGTGACAGGCAACAGCTTTTCCTTGGTCAAGGCCTCCTCGATGGCCCGAGCCAGCAGGTCCAAGCCACCGCCGGGGTCACCGGCGGCTACCAACTCGATGGGCCGCTCGGGGTAGCGGGACTGTTGCGGTGCAGCCTGGTCCGATCCCTCATCCACCGCTTGGCCACACGCTGTGACGACCAAGGTCAGAGCCAGCAAGGTGATCCACATCAAGCGCCAAGGCCGCCGCTGCATACTCTTACCCCCTCTGACATTCTGGTTGGGGCGCCGGATCCTACGGCACCTTGGGTGCCAGATACGGAATCAGTGCCGCCACGTCGGCCTGCTCCTCGCAGGCTAGCACCCCGTCCCGGACGGCTAAGGCTGCCTCACGTCCCACCACCGGCGCAGCGAGCCGTTCGTATTTGGCCATCACCTCCTCATAGGAGAGCGGGTTGTTCCGGCTGCCTCGCGCATGGGTCACGCGGCGGCGATAGCATCGGCCGTCTTGCGTGACCAGTGTCAGCTCCACGGTGTGGCGCCCCTCCCGCCCCAACCGGTCCAAGTTGGGATCGGGAACCACGCGGATCCGTGACACCAGAGCCAGGATCCGGGGGTCGGCCAGCCGGTCTTCCGCGAACTGCTCCACAAACAGGGCGCGGTCCACCAGTAACGCGGCCAGGGTGTAGGCCAGGTTCATCTGGGCAGCCAGGATGCCGTTGGGTTGATAGGGCCAGCCCACGTGGTGCCAGGTGGCGGTGGTGCAACGGACCTCAATGTGGTCTACGTCCTCCGGACGCAGATCCGGTCTTTCTGCCAGAATCGAGCGGAGGGCGTCGATACTAGTGTGGTTGCTCCCACAGCATGGGTAGGCCTTGATCTGTACGCCCAGGAGCATCCATCGACTTCCAAGGTCAGCCAGCACGTCGGAAACGTCCTCCACATCGGCCAGGGCACGCGCAAAGCCGCCGTACGGCGATTCCAGGACGTTCGGCGTGCCGGTGAGGCCACGAGCGGCCAGCAGGGCCGCCACCACGCCAGCGCGGGCGGAGAACCCCGCGTGCACGCGCTTGACCATGGCCCCATACTGGGCCGCCATCAACGCTCCGCCACCCGATCCCGCGATGCCCAGCGCGTGCGCGGTGGTCTGCGGGTCCAGGCGGAGCAAGCGCGCGGCCGTGGCGGCCGTGGCAAAGACCCCCGTATTTGGGCTGGGGTGAAAGCCTCGAGCCAGCTGCCGCGCGCCAGTAACCATCCCGATGCGCGAACCCACCTCCATGCCCACCGCCAACGCTTGCAGGAGTTCGTGCCCATCCACGGGGATGGGTGGCACCTCGGGCCGGCTACGGTCACCGCGGGCGGCGGCCGCCCGCAACTCCACCATGGCGAAGGCGGCTGGCAATACCTGGGATGCTAGGTGGATCACGGCCACCGGGTGCACGTCGTCCATCTCGAAGGCGTGGATGTAGGTACCGTGGACCAGGGCGGCGTCGGCAGCGGAAGTGCGGAAGCCTCCTGCTCCCCAGAGGCGTACCTCCGGCCGTGATGCCTCGGTCCGTACGAAGTCGGCGACGATGCGACCCCACGGCGTGGTGGGGCCGAATAACGCGCAACCGATGCCGTCCAGTGTGACGAGCTTCACGGTCGCAACGACCTCGTCGGGCAGATCGTCCACGCTAGCGGTGGCGCACCACTCCGCCAGCGGCTGGGTTACACGCTGCCAGCCCCCCTTGGCGGCGGCCGTCATGGCGTCTCCTCTCCTTCGACCATGGGGTCGGGGTACTGCCCGTGCCGCGTGAAGTACTCTACCAAACCGCCTGCCATCAGAATCCGGCGCATGAAGGCGGGCAACGGCCGCCCGTGGATCACGCCGCCCCGGGTAAGGTTGCGGACGGTGCCGGCCGCGAAGTCCACCTCCACCTCGTCGCCGTCGGCGATGCCTTCTGGCGCCGCCTCCAGCAGCGGTAGGCCCACGTTGATGGCATTGCGGTAGAAGATGCGGGCGAAAGAGGCGGCTACCACCCCAGCGACCCCCGCCAGCTTGATTACCACTGGCGCAGCCTCCCGAGACGACCCGCAACCGAAGTTCTGACCGGCTACAATCAGGTCGCCAGGCCGTACCAGCGAGCCGAAACCGGGTCGCACATCTTCCATCAAATAGCGGGCCGCCTCGGACAGGTCGCGCACGCTCTGCTTGCGAGCCGCGGAAATGATGTAGTCTGTGTTGATGTCATCCCCGAACACCCAGGCGCGGCCGCGGGCCCTCATCGCGCCATCGCCTCCTCGCGAAGCACGGTTCGAGGATCGGTGATGCACCCTGTGAGCGCAGCCGTCGCCACCGCGGCCGGCGAGGCCAGGAAGACCTCGGCCTCGGGGGTGCCCAGGCGTCCTTTGAAGTTGCGGTTGCCGGAACTGATCACCCGCTCGCCGGGTGCCGGGAGGCCAAAGCCCGACGCGGCGGTGCAGCCGCTGCAACCGGGCACGCCGATGACGGCGCCCGCCTCCATCAAGTCGGCGATCACACCCTCCGCCAGGCAACGCCGGTACACCTCGCGGGAAGCCGGTGTAACGTATAAACGCACTCCCTTGGCCACCCGGCGACCGCGCAGAATGCGAGCGGCCTCGCGCAGGTCTTCGTACCGTCCGTTGACGCACGTGCCGATGATGGCCACCTGCACTGGCAGGCCGGCGTAGGCTTTCAGAGGGTGGACGTTATCCGGCCGGTGTGGCGCGGCGACCAGGGGCTCCAGCTGATCCAGGTCCAGCTCGACCACGCGGTCGTAGCGGGCGTCCGGATCGGGAGTGAAGACCTGCCACGGCCGGCGTGTGGGTCGCTGGCGGAGCCATTCCGTCAGCACCGCGTCACAGGGGAAAAGGGCCGCCTTGGCGCCCATCTCCATGGCCAGGTTCGCCAGCGTCATACGCTCGCCCACACCCAGGTGTGCCAGGGCCGGACCGTCGAATTCCAAAGCCTTGTAGGTGGCGCCGTTGGCGGTCAGCGCCCTCAGCAGGGCCAAGGCCACATCCTTGGCATATACGCCCGCGCGCAGGCGCCCTCGCAGGATCACGCGCACGGAGGACGGCACCTTCAGCCAGATGCGGCCGGTCTTCATGACCACCGCTAAATCGGTGGAACCGACCCCGGTCGCGAACGCGTGGAAGGCCCCAAGGGTGGTGGTATGGGAGTCCGTCCCCACCACCACGTCGCCGGGCACCACGTGGCCCCGCTCGGGAAGTACTTGGTGGCAGATGCCCTCGCCGACCTCAATCACCTCGATGCCCTGCTCCCGAGCAAAGGTGCACATGTCACGCTGCACCTGGGCCGCCAACGGAATATGGCTCGACGGGGCGTGGTCGAAGACGAACTTAATCCGCTCGGGGTCAAATACCCGCTCCGCACCTAGGCGGACGAACACGTCGGTAACCAGGGGTCGGTTCCCGTCATGGGCCATGCACACATCCACCGGGCAGACCACCAGCTCGCCGGCCTCCACAGTCCGGCCCACCTTGGCGGAAAGCAGCTTTTCGGCCAACGTCTGTCCCATGATGCTCACCTCGCCTCCTCCTCACCATCCACGGCCGCCCAGAGGCTGACCAGTTCCTCATCGCTCAGCTCACCACCCTTGGACAGGGTTTGCGATTCCAAGCAGCGAGCTAGGCGTGCCAGCCGGGTGCGCAACGCGGGGTCGTCGATGCCTTCTGGCCAAAGGCCTAGGGCGCCTAACCGAGCGCGCAAGGCCGCCTCGCCCGAGTACTTGCCCAACGGAAACCGGCGGGTGTTGCCCACCTGCTCGGGAGCTAGGGCTTCGTAGACCATGGGATGCCGCAGTACGCCCAGCACGTGGGCGTCCAGCTTGTGTGCGAAGGCGTCGCGGCCGGCTACGGGATGCCAGGGCGGAAGCTGCAGGCCGAACTCCGCAAAGGCCTGGCGCACCAGGGGTGTTAGCCGCGCCAGCTCGATTCCTGTCTCGGCTCCGTACAGCAATTCCAAGACAACCGCAAGCTGTTCTAGCGGCGCGTTGCCGGCCCGTTCTCCCAGTCCGCCCAGTGTCGCGTCGGCGCTGGCCGCCCCTGCACGTACACCAGCCAGGGTGTTAGCCAAGGCTAGGCCGAAATCGTTATGACAGTGGATGTGCACGGGGACCCCACTCCACTCGCGCACTTGGGACACAAGCTCCGCGAAGACTTCCGGCGTGGCGGCGCCTGCCGTATCCGCCACCGTGACCCTTTCGGCGCCCGCATCGACCACGGCGCGGTAGAGGTCGCGCAGAAAGGCCGGATGGGCGCGTGTGGTGTCGGTGGGGCTGAAGCGGACATGACACCCGCGGCCGACGGCGTAGCGGACGGCTTTTGTCGAGTGCTGGAGCATCTGACGGCGCGTCGTACGCTGCACATAGGTCAGGCGCAGGTCTGAGGCCGGGAACATCAGGACCACCCAGTCCACGCCCGTGGCCAGCGCCCGATCGATCTGCTCCCGCCAGTCATCGAGGAAGACCTGTACGATGGCTTCCGTCACCACTGTGTGTCCGTCGGGGGTACGCAGGGCGGCACCACTTATCCAGCGCGCGAACGTCTCGTCGGCGGTGGACCGCCCTGGGTAGCCTACCTGCAGGTGCCGGACGCCCGCCGCGACCAGGGCCCGCGCTAGGCGGCACTTGGCCTCGAAGTCGAGGTTTACCCCAGCCGCTTGCTCGCCTTCGCGCAGGGTGCAATCGTTGATGATCACCGGGCGTGCCATAGGGCCGGTGGATCTCCCGGGGCCACCGAAGGCCCGTGGGCACAGCCACGCAGGGCCCCACTCGTCTATGGCGGGTGCAGTTGTGTCGGGGGAACGTGCGCTGTCCGTCACGGGTCCACCTCCACGTTCAATCGCGGATCGCCTTGTGATAGGCATTGAGGATGTGTTCCTGCATGGCCGCCCGGGCCGCTTCGGCATTCCGCTCCTGTAGCGCGGCCAAGATTCGCTCGTGCTCGCGAAAGGCCTCCCAGGGTCGACCAGGGCTGGCGATGGTACGGGCACGGTAGCGGTCGATCATACCCTCGATAGAGCGCAAGAGATTGGGAATGTAGGTAAGCCCGCTGAAGGCGACGAGGCGTTCGTGGAAGCGCTTGCCCAACATGTCGACGGTATCGAGGTCACCGGCTCGGGTCGCCTTGTTCAGCTGCTGCATGATGGATTGCAGCTCGGCGATGCCCTCGTCCGTGATGCGTTGCGCTGCGCGCAAAGCGCACAGCCCCTCCAACGCGGCCCGGGTTAGATACAGTTCCTCGATGGCGACCTTCGACAGTCCGACAACCTCGCAAATCCCCGTGGGTAGGCGGCTAACTAATCCCTCTTGCTCCAGTAACAGCAGCGCCTCACTGATCGGGGTGCGGGAGATACCCCACTGTTCCGCCAGCTGGCTGGCCACCAGGCGAGTACCCCTGGGCAGCTCGCCTTGGAGAATCCCGTCGCGCAAGCGCTGGTAAACCTGCTGCCGTAGGGTGTGGAGATTGAAAGCGGGCCGTTGCGGCATCGCATGGGCCCTCCCCGTCACAACAGCCCGCCGTTAAGCGGCACGAGCACGTGCCCCTAACGGCTCACGCACAGCGCACCGCGCGACCCATGCCGCACGGAGATGTAAACACGCGTGCATGCTACGTGTCTCATGCTGCATGTATTGTGTAGAATTCTGCACGAGGGGGCACTTCCCTGCCGAACGTGGCTAACGCACCAGCAAGGATCGCGGTGCCACGCCAATAGGATTTTCTCCTCCGCGTCACTCCGTTCGCCGCTGCGGTCGTCGCGGCGGGGCTGGCCGGTTTCGCCGGATTGCCCGCCCCCTGGCTGGTCGACCCGCTCACGCCTGCACCCTACTACTAGCACTTCCGGGCCATCACGCCGGGAAGCTTGCTGGTCCTTCTGACCCGCAAGGCGCCGCCCGTGTTGCGGAGGCCGTAGCCCACCTGCGGGCCCTGTAAGAGGCACTTGACCGCGGGCCGGCTGGCCGCCGCGGACCGGTTCCTCTCCCACCTCTCGTGATCCAGGAGACGCTGAACGTGCTACAGTACGCGGAGGCCTTCGGGCTAGACCCCCGGGAGGCGGCGGAGGCGGTGCTCTCGCTCGTCCAAGCTCGGGAGATGGACTACGAGGAGCGGGCGTGCGTGGTGTTCGCACTGCAGCGCCAGGCCTCCGGCGAAGCGCCGTTCCCCGACGCGGGGCGCGTACGGCGCGGCATGGACGGCATCACGCGGCACCAGGGGGGCGCGGCCTCGCACCGCGCGGGCATCACGGCCGGCGTTGTCCTGGCACGGCGACGAGGGGGGGCCATGGAGGTCCGACGCGTCCGGCGTCAGAGGGCAACTTCTTCGACGCGCGCTCGCCCACTGGGCCGAACGCTGGGCATCCAGACGGTAGTCGCCCGGGGGAGACTCCGCCCACGCCCCCCTCGGTAGGCCGATGGTGTTGAAGACGCAGCCCACGCCGTCGGGCACGGCGCGCCAGAACGCCTCGGCCGGCCGCCACGAGAAGACAGCCCTCGTTTGGAGCAGGGATCGGTGAGGCGGTTCAGCACCATGGTGAAGACAGCCTCGGCCACGTCGAAGGCCAGCTGGCGATCTTGCAGGAGGGCTTCGAAGGCCTTGTCCAGTTCGGCTTCGCGCCACAGCCGTTCGAAGATCAGCGCGGACCCCACTGCTTGGACCAGCGGACGTTCAGACGTTTGGCCTGTTCTTCGAGTCGACGCCAGGTACTCTGGGAGAAGCGGGCCAGGTTCTCGATGAGGGCATCGAGCCGGCCGTCCTGGAGGTCCTCCAGCCGCCCCAGAGTGGCAACGACCCGCTGGCGGACGCGGCCGCCCTGACGCACGCTTTCGACGAGCTGGAGGTAGGTGCGGGTGGAGCCGTCTTTGTTCTTGAAGGTCTTCTGGCGGATGAATATGGCACAACCATCATAGTATCACAACCAATCGTCTACAAGATCTTATCCGAAAAACGTGGCACTACATTTTTGACCCAAAAGAACCGCCGCCCCATGGAAACCCCTTGATTCATCCGGGTTTCTGGGGCGGCGTGGCACCGAGAAGGGCCGCTAACTGTCAAACCCGAGTCATGAGGTCTCTGAAAAA
The sequence above is drawn from the Thermaerobacter sp. FW80 genome and encodes:
- a CDS encoding GntR family transcriptional regulator, with the translated sequence MPQRPAFNLHTLRQQVYQRLRDGILQGELPRGTRLVASQLAEQWGISRTPISEALLLLEQEGLVSRLPTGICEVVGLSKVAIEELYLTRAALEGLCALRAAQRITDEGIAELQSIMQQLNKATRAGDLDTVDMLGKRFHERLVAFSGLTYIPNLLRSIEGMIDRYRARTIASPGRPWEAFREHERILAALQERNAEAARAAMQEHILNAYHKAIRD
- a CDS encoding tripartite tricarboxylate transporter substrate binding protein, with translation MQRRPWRLMWITLLALTLVVTACGQAVDEGSDQAAPQQSRYPERPIELVAAGDPGGGLDLLARAIEEALTKEKLLPVTLTIKNMGGGGGNPARAYLYEKRGDGYTLLTESNRIYLNPIIGTTDLDVDDFTPVARLVTDWVVLAVRADSPYQSVQDVVNTLKANPKAITFGVGTVPSNDQMNILRMAQAAGIDPAQINIVSFRSGGDLMTQLLGGHVAVISTGLSETLPQYQSGQVRILAISSPERVEGVDAPTWKELGYDIEIAHWRGVFAPPDMPADALAFWNETFAKMVQTPTWKQILERHGWYDAYLDSEAFKQSLQEEAAAAEELLKAVGQVK
- a CDS encoding MmgE/PrpD family protein codes for the protein MTAAAKGGWQRVTQPLAEWCATASVDDLPDEVVATVKLVTLDGIGCALFGPTTPWGRIVADFVRTEASRPEVRLWGAGGFRTSAADAALVHGTYIHAFEMDDVHPVAVIHLASQVLPAAFAMVELRAAAARGDRSRPEVPPIPVDGHELLQALAVGMEVGSRIGMVTGARQLARGFHPSPNTGVFATAATAARLLRLDPQTTAHALGIAGSGGGALMAAQYGAMVKRVHAGFSARAGVVAALLAARGLTGTPNVLESPYGGFARALADVEDVSDVLADLGSRWMLLGVQIKAYPCCGSNHTSIDALRSILAERPDLRPEDVDHIEVRCTTATWHHVGWPYQPNGILAAQMNLAYTLAALLVDRALFVEQFAEDRLADPRILALVSRIRVVPDPNLDRLGREGRHTVELTLVTQDGRCYRRRVTHARGSRNNPLSYEEVMAKYERLAAPVVGREAALAVRDGVLACEEQADVAALIPYLAPKVP
- a CDS encoding 3-isopropylmalate dehydratase small subunit, with protein sequence MRARGRAWVFGDDINTDYIISAARKQSVRDLSEAARYLMEDVRPGFGSLVRPGDLIVAGQNFGCGSSREAAPVVIKLAGVAGVVAASFARIFYRNAINVGLPLLEAAPEGIADGDEVEVDFAAGTVRNLTRGGVIHGRPLPAFMRRILMAGGLVEYFTRHGQYPDPMVEGEETP
- a CDS encoding LeuA family protein, producing MARPVIINDCTLREGEQAAGVNLDFEAKCRLARALVAAGVRHLQVGYPGRSTADETFARWISGAALRTPDGHTVVTEAIVQVFLDDWREQIDRALATGVDWVVLMFPASDLRLTYVQRTTRRQMLQHSTKAVRYAVGRGCHVRFSPTDTTRAHPAFLRDLYRAVVDAGAERVTVADTAGAATPEVFAELVSQVREWSGVPVHIHCHNDFGLALANTLAGVRAGAASADATLGGLGERAGNAPLEQLAVVLELLYGAETGIELARLTPLVRQAFAEFGLQLPPWHPVAGRDAFAHKLDAHVLGVLRHPMVYEALAPEQVGNTRRFPLGKYSGEAALRARLGALGLWPEGIDDPALRTRLARLARCLESQTLSKGGELSDEELVSLWAAVDGEEEAR
- a CDS encoding tripartite tricarboxylate transporter TctB family protein; translated protein: MGRLRSKDVAAGLAMVLLGMLTVQQAGRIFQPEGLVDALGPRTFPMTLGVTMVGLGLLLLVRGLRAAHHEAADLGDVTAVVLFAGGFVIYIVLLAKVGFVAANVLAVSYMLYVMGGRRHLESLLVSVSATALLYVLFAKVLHIALPGGLGL
- a CDS encoding 3-isopropylmalate dehydratase large subunit — protein: MGQTLAEKLLSAKVGRTVEAGELVVCPVDVCMAHDGNRPLVTDVFVRLGAERVFDPERIKFVFDHAPSSHIPLAAQVQRDMCTFAREQGIEVIEVGEGICHQVLPERGHVVPGDVVVGTDSHTTTLGAFHAFATGVGSTDLAVVMKTGRIWLKVPSSVRVILRGRLRAGVYAKDVALALLRALTANGATYKALEFDGPALAHLGVGERMTLANLAMEMGAKAALFPCDAVLTEWLRQRPTRRPWQVFTPDPDARYDRVVELDLDQLEPLVAAPHRPDNVHPLKAYAGLPVQVAIIGTCVNGRYEDLREAARILRGRRVAKGVRLYVTPASREVYRRCLAEGVIADLMEAGAVIGVPGCSGCTAASGFGLPAPGERVISSGNRNFKGRLGTPEAEVFLASPAAVATAALTGCITDPRTVLREEAMAR